One Drosophila subpulchrella strain 33 F10 #4 breed RU33 chromosome 2R, RU_Dsub_v1.1 Primary Assembly, whole genome shotgun sequence genomic window, agcatggaaattgtgggccgcacaggcttgggcggtttgtgggcgttagagtgggcgtggcatattcgcgtaacaaacttgcgctgcgtacaacaaggctacggaatctaaatctgagatcccaattctctatctttgatagtttccgagttatccacgttcatacttacgattttttgaagtttgtgggcgttaaagtgggcgtggggaatctcaggaatctgcatgccttaCAGGCATTCCAATTGTAAAAAGTAACTCTTGATGGTACAGAGACTTACTGCAAGGACTTGACCCTATTTTGTGTCATATTTTTTAGGAGATCTGGATAGGTTGTCTCAAAGGCCAGTGTTGATAAATGTACTTTGGCCGcgcttttaaatttgtttggaAAAAAAATGATTAGTCATTTTCATATTTGATTTCTTGCTTTTTCTGAAGAATAATTCGTCAAAGTgtattacatttaatttattgttttgctgttgtcgattatacatatatgttcatacatatatcaatataaattcaaccacaaaacTACCAAATCTACCGACCCCACTCCTAAAGATATATTACTAAAATAAAACTCGAAGGGTAGTGCCTTTGATTTAATgtgatttattttatgataaacCGATTTAGTTGGATACCAAATATTTAGTCTGGGTCCATTATTTTAAACTGAATTAGCGTGAATGGTATCTTTAATCCAATCCATGTAATGCGTAACGTTTGTGTAAACACCATAGTCATTACAGGACGTGGATCCGTAGCTGACAATACCGAATTGGAATTCTCTTATAGCTCCCTCGTAATTTAGCTCTGCGCTCAACGGGGATCCCCCGTCCCCATGACATGCATCGCTGGTTGAACTGCCGGCACAGATATGGGATTGATCAGCTAGATTGTAACCTTTTCGGTTGCAAAAGGAAAGATCGGCAATTTGTAAATTGGTCGTCTGTAGAATCCTGCTCATTTCACCACTATTAATTTTACCTAAGACCATATTTGTTCTATGGTCTTTGGTTTTACCCCATCCGGTAAGCTTAAAATTTGGATTAGTGTTTGGCACTTTTTGATTGACGAGCAGACAGATTGGCCTTATGTAGTCTAAGAAAAAGATTTTTAGTTTATGGGGAATGGTTTGCCGATCTCAAATAATTACCTGAAAACGAAACTTCTTGAGCCATTCGAAGAAGAGCTATGTCATACTTAGGTGTGGATAATGCGAATTGTGGATGAGAAATATTCCGATCGATGTTAACCTCATACGTGTTTTCGCTGATATCCATGTCGAATCCGCCAAGACGCACCTTACTAAAAGAAAATAAGAATTgctatgtacatacatatgtcaCTTGAACATAAAGCACTGCACTTACCTGATCGGAAGTTCAGAAAGGCAATTTGCTGCTGTCAGAACGAAGCCTAAAAGCATCAGTCGGGTTTATAAGTAtaccaattaaaataaatatattttatgaaaataCGTACGAGAGGTGATAAGCGAGCCGCCGCACAGGAAACGTTTTTCAGAGAACACCATCACCATCCAAGGATTCGCGAATCTTTCAGCAGCAACGCCTCCAACTACCCGCCGAACTCTTAAAGGACGTTTCGTAGTTCCACAATTTTCTTCAAGTAAGGATGCTGATCCTTCGCTAGCTTCCAGAAAAAGGCAGGCTGCCACCAAGATTCCAGCTAAGACGATCTTCATCTTGAGGCGAAGACTGAATTCTGATCACTCAGGGCGACAATCTTTTATAGCAAGACGAAGCTTTTTCATTGTCTTAGAAAGATTATTTTTGGGTTttccaaataaaatttaataccgATCTAAAAATAAGtcaaaattattaagaaaaattaaaaaatttatcatTTTATTATGCACTTAGGGTGATAACCTTTTATACCAAACCGAGGTTTTTTATTACACTAGCTTACATAACAATATGTTGAACTGCCCCTagatcacaaaaaaaaaagacaacaattttttaagtggatacgattttttaaagagagTTTGTTGGTATCTCCTTTGTTTTTGgttacatatttattattgttttagttttaaatactTGTCATAGCTTTGCCTTGTAAGGCCGATAACAGAACTGCgcctgaattttgaatttcaatttaGACGAATTTCGACGAACTTAGTATACCctattactctacgagtaatgggtataacaagaaagaacgctatagacAGCACACATTTCCTGCTTATAACTTTAATGGGCATAGAAAGCTTTCGACGAATCTAACCAAAGTCCCCAAAATTATCTCGGGTTATGGATTATCGTCTTTACACATTTTGACTTTATTCGTtgagattttattttaattctaTATTCTCTCAAAAAGCTggaataatacaaataaatatatttatacacagataaaattctgacgttctcatctgagttgaaaatgttattaaaaatagaacgacatttttaagttgaaaatgtttttattttgctcgaatcaagttgaattggcggtatttaagtacattttatgtacaaataaactattagttcagtccttAGGGGCCGTCCTCATACCACGTGGACAGTTTTTGGGGAGGAGGGGGTTCGTCAAAGGTCCACGATTTTCCACtagggggggaggggggttcGAGGTAAATGTCCACGTGGACatagtaaaaatttaattttaacctttatgttatttattccacttttaaatttaaagtaaactttcaaaaaaaaagttcacGTGGACAAAAatagggggggggggggttagGTAAAAATCCACGATTGCTTAcgagggggggaggggggtcaAAAAGGGTTTAAAACTTGTCCACGTGGTATATGGACGGCCccttagtgtatacttatcaaaaagttgttaaataaactcaatttaagaacgaatgttctcaattcaagaacgaatgttctcaattcaagaacaatgttctcagtTCAAGAACAAGATAGTTTTCTCTAATTTTCGTATTAAATATGGGATATGGGATTCTCGGCTCActaaaaaagaaaacgtaaacgtaatttaaatatttttcgctATGATTTTCATCATTGCTgtttttttcactttaaatatgaaaataggCCATTTACCGATTATAGTTAATATAAaggtttcaaaatttaaatttaaaattaaataatttttttttatgatgtAAAATACTTAAAGAACACttttaatatatatgtttatattcTACCTGATCTACCTGTTCTAcctgatttaaatattttctaattaAATCACACAATTTATTAcgttttatattaaaaattggGTTTTTGTACTTTTGTCCCATATTTAATacgaaaatttgaattttataaatatatttatttgtattattccAACTTTTTAAGAGAATAtagaattaaaataaaatctcaATGAATAAAGTAAAAAAGTGCAAAGACGATAACCCATAACCCGAGATATTTTGGGCGAATTTgattagattcgtcggaagcTTTCCACGCCCATTAAAGTTATAAGCAGGAAATGTGTGCTgtctatagcgttctttcttgttatacccattactcgtagagtaatagGGTATACTAAGTTTGTCGAAATTCGTCtaaattgaaattcaaaattcagccGCAGTTCTGTTATCGGCCTTACAACGCAAAGCTATggcaaataattaaaattaaaataataataaataaataaccaaaaacaaaggagataccaaaaaaattgtctttaaaaaatcgtatccACTTTAAATATGTGTGTCTTCTTTTTTTGTGATCTAGGGACAGTTTCAACATATTGTTATGTAAACTAGTGTAATAAAATAACCTCGGTTTGGTAAAGGAGTGcataataaaacaagaaagtgagttaacttcggcaagccgaagtttgtatacccttgcagttgtaattattaaatgtaattcgaaattcttaaaaatacaaataatgatattcccaatagtataatttaatatgtcaaaaagcaccgatgctataatttgtttcatattattttaccaccaattttccgatcgttcccatggcagctatatgatatagtcgtccgactttgataaaattaatatcgaaattcagaactaattaaaaaatgttatttccaagcgtaggaggttatatgttaaaaaacaccgaatctataatttgtttcatattatttttccaccaattttcctatcgatcctatggcagctatatgatatagtcatccgattttgataaaatttaattcgaaattccaaactaattcaaaaatgtaatttccaagcttggaaggttatatgttaaaaaacaccaaagatattattttttttattttttttcccgattttcctgcgttgcaaacttctgactgaaatcaatataccctctgcaagggtataattataggtttttatatttttcttaataattttgaCTTATTCTTAGATcggtattaaattttatttggaaAACCCAAAAATAATCGTTCTAAGACAATGAAAAAGCTTCGTCTTGCTATAAAAGATTGTCGCCCTGAGTGATCAGAATTCAGTCTTCGCCTCAAGATGAAGATCGTCTTAGCTGGAATCGTGGTGGCAGCCTGCCTTTTTCTGGAAGCTAGCGAAGGATCAGCATCCTTACTTGAAGAAAATTGTGGAACTACAAAACGTCCTTTGAGAGTTCGGCGGGTAGTTGGAGGCGTTGATGCTAAAAGGTTGGCGAATCCTTGGATGGTGATGGTGTTCTCTGAAAAACGTTTCCGGTGCAGCGGCTCGCTTATCACCTCTCGTACGtattttcataaaatatatttattttaattggtaTACTTATAAACCCGACTGATGCTTTTAGGCTTCGTTCTGACAGCAGCAAATTGCCTTTCTGAACTTCCGATCAGGTAAGTGCAGTGCTTTATGTTCAAGtgacatatgtatgtacatagcAATTCTTATTTTCTTTTAGTAAGGTGCGTCTTGGCGGATTCGACATGGATATCAGCGAAAACACGTATGAGGTTAACATCGATCGAAATATTTCTCATCCACAATTCGCATTACCCACACCTAAGTATGACATAGCTCTTCTTCGAATGGCTCAAGAAGTTTCGTTTTCAGGTAATTATTTGAGATGGCCAACCAATTCCCCATAAACTAAAAATCTTTTTCTTAGACTACATAAGGCCAATCTGTCTGCTCGTCAATCAAAAAGGGCAAAACACTAATCCAAATTTTAAGCTAACCGGATGGGGTAAAACTAATAGTGGTGAAATGAGCAGGATTCTACAGACAACAGATTTACAAATAGCCGATCTTTCCTATTGCAACCAAAAATTTAACACACTAGTTGATCAATCCCAGATCTGTGCCGGCAGTTCAACCAGCGATGCATGTTATGGGGACGGGGGATCCCCGTTGAGCGCAAAGCTAAATTACGAGGGAGGTATAAGAGAATTCCAATTCGGTATTGTCAGCTACGGAACCAGCTCATGTCATAACTATGGTGTTTACACAAACGTTACGCATTACATGGATTGGATTAAAGATACAATTCACGCTAATTCAGTTTAAAATAATGGATCCAGATTAAATATTTGGTATCCAACTAAATCGgtttatcataaaataaatcacATTAAATCAAAGGCACTACCCTTcgagttttattttaataatatatctTTAGGAGTGGGGTCGGTAGATTTGGACACATTCTGTCTTCGGTCGGTTTTGTGGTTTAATTTATATTGATGAATGAAACATATATGTACAATCGACAACAGcaaaacaataaattaaatgtacACACATTTACGAATTATTCTTCAGAAAAAGcaagaaataaaatatgaaaacaaggaagtacctcgactattagatacccgttactcagctaaagggaccaaagggaaatggagatatgcaagcagcaaagcgagattgaaatgcgccacctaccggcggtagacagatttaagcgttatgggcgttagagtgggcgtggcaaactttttttatatcaatCGATATTTATTgataagaccaatacatttcagttaaaatttcttatctaccatgaaaattgtgggcgccacagatttgggcggcttgagggcgttagagtgggcgtggcatattcgcgtaacaaacatgcgctgcgctcaagcctacggaatctaaatctgaaatctcatttctctatcttcgatattttccgagatatccgcgttcatattaacgattttttgaagttagtgggcggtttgtgggcgtaaaagtgggcgtggcaaactattttttatcaatcgataggaattgatgagaacaatacatttcagttaaaattattattttagcatcaaaactgtaggagccatagttttgggcggcttgtctTCGTTAGAGACTCCGaatacttttaaaattgtagGTACTTTTCACTCTACCTCAGTAAAAATATTACCAACTACCTCATATATGATAcatagatacttgtattttaaAAGCTTCATTTGTAcgcaattgatttgttttgatttaaaaatataggtatcttattaaattaaatttttttaatcttaaaaTTACACATGATTTTGTTAGGGAAGGGGACGCCCCattgtaattttaaaaagcTTGCTTTTAGGCATACTGCTGTGGGTCCTCAAAACGTAATATTCCTTTGTCTATACCTATGTCTTCTTTTGTTAATATCTCCCTAATCCTCGCGTAGGGAATTTTTGAGGGGACACATTTCATAATGGCGATTCAAAACGAATTTTGTAACACAATTTAACTACCTCCTAAGGACATTCCAATTGGAAAAAGTAGCTCTTGATGGTGCAGAGCTCGGCTAAACCAAAGACTTGACCCTTAAGTGACACCACTATTTTGTGTCATATTTTTTAGGAGATCTGGATAGGTTTTCTCGAAGGCCAGTGTTGATAAGTGTACTTTGCCCGCGCTTTTGAATTTGATTTCATTTTCTTGCTTTTTTGGTTAACTaagtttattaatatttgtttaatttaagcCTATTTAAGTTGTATTATAAATAAACTGATAATATCctatatttaaaatctttaagtatactttataatttattgtaatattttaaatagatgaaaatcatttaatatttcctTAGACTGCCTCTGTTTTTTTAAGCCCCTTGGGTTTGAAATGATACCACAAATCGAAAATCAGGAATCTTTGGTATAGAAATCAAATTAGAAAGTTAGGACTCTTCATTACTTAGTATTGAATATAATAATTGTAACACAATAGGTTTTACATTTTGactttggtttttttcttttactgTACCGAAAATGTTATATGGAAATGTAACATTGCTGAATTTATTTgccaattgtttttattagtGTACACGCTATCGGTAGTGGTACtaaagtttttttattttctgtgtCTTCAAATTTGTTTATGCCCTTAAGTATGAATTAATCAAAGCCGCAGTTATATTGTATACAtatacaaacatttttttaaaaaaacttaaatgTTTCATTGAGCATTTTTTGTATGCCGATAGCTCAAAAAATAGTCATCACATTGAAACTAAAAAGTAATGAATGACAAATTCAAAAAGTAATTGTCTTTTTACCTTAGTTTCTTTTACTTTCGAACCCATTAATCGTGAATTGAAATATACCTTGAATGGGTACTCATCAATCTGTCGGCACTTGAAGCAATTATCCTGGGCCAAAACTCCGATCGTGGCTCGTGCCCCTCGGCGATTGTCCAACTCTCGAACTGACCTACAGCGAAGTCCTTTGGCTGCCCCTCGTCCTGGCCGGGTTCAATATCCTTTGAGAGCGGCTAATCTATTTTCGGTCGGGGGTTCTCGTTCTGTTCAACGGTAGTCGAGCATGAAAATGCGTAAATTTCCACGAAAAAAAGAGAGCTATCCCGGTTTTCACTGTGCGGCGGGGGTGTCCTTTTCAAGTGTTGAGAGCGTGCCATTAGGAAAATACGAGGGACAACAGCTGCAGGATCTAAAACCCGGATCTCGTCGCACAGTTGCGtaaaatgcattttaatttacGCCTACAGCTGCGCGAAATACTGCTCCCGTTTTGGAAAATTCTCCCCCTTTCGGGACTCTAATTTTAGTCTGATCTGCGATAGTAATGAAAACTAGCCGCGGACTTTATCGCGTGCGGTGTGTCCTTCGTCCTTGTCGCGTGGTAAAACCCGAAAATAACAGAAATTCAGGATAAATTAGCATACTGATCCTGCACAAAGCGGGGGTGTCTGCTGCCCATCTGTCCTCCGAATATCCTGCATCGCGTGCCTTTGAAGAGATATACAAAATTGGTGCACATAGAGAACGAACATTCCTACCTTCCTTAATTAAGCCTCATCACATATGGCACCGCATCATCCctatgcaaattttcaccCATTAATCAATTTGGAATGTAATTTGAATATGAAAACTCGGTGAAAAAATGGCTGGCACTATTAATTTCATTGCTGTCAACAGCAGGGTAGAATGCCTTTCCCCAAAATTGGCAAATGGCTTTgggtttattttttaacagcaAATGCACAATTGGCAAATTGTAATGTTTCTGcaaaatgtatgtatgttcACTTAAAAAAGCCAAAAATACCCTTAAATTAGTGGAATCTTTATTTGTAAATGTTTTTAAGGGACTTTCGTTCTATCcacatattaaaaaaaagtgctaatattttcaaaacagtttttacattttattggCATTTGTGTCATTACTGTAAGATCACAATTTCCTTAAGAAATTAAACAATAAAGGAAACGTGGATCTAATTTAGGTGTCCTAAATTTTTAACATTCTACTATTTTCGGAAACATCAATTGTTTCTTCAACTAACCCCAGGCAGTGAAAACTGCTCCTTACTGCCCCGTAATAACCAAATAACTATCCTAGCCCAGTGTCTCGTATTGCGTTTGTCAAGGAgaaaatatatcttttatagCGATCTCCAGATCTTCCTTCTATTGCCACCAAATGACGAGTTTTTCCCTCACTTTAATTGTCtgggaaaatatatattatcgCACAGCCACCATCTATTGGGAGAAAACGAAGACGGTGGCCCCAGCGTAAATGCTAACAGTCAGAACAATTAAAGAAGTGTCCCCTTCTGACTTCTCGTAAATGGAAAATACGTTACAAATCCAACGCTTCGGCGATTTGGCTTTTGGCATCCAGCGAGTTGGTCAAGTGGATTGTAGTTGCTGCTGGTCTTCCCctatttttcttgttttttttttctggccTAAATACGCGCCGCTTTATGCTCACTGAATAACGTGTGAAAGTCGGGGGAAGGAACCCAGAACCCAGTATTCAGGGCTCAAACGAAACCCCGAAGGAAGTGCTGGCTGCAATTTTGATTTGGCCCCGAGGCGATGGCATTGTTGCAGTTGGACGAGGGCGTAGACAGTTGGCCACAGGTGAGTGCGTCCGCTGCCCAGGTAACTGCTAATTGGTGCCTTCGGTGGAGCACAACTCTTTTCGTCTTACAGAGAAACAACTGATATGATGTATGAGTCTGGagaataaaaacataatatcaatgttttaaggtttttgatattacaaaatgtaattaaTAGAAAATCAAAATCATACTTAATACAAAAGCAGGGGGAAACTGTCCCTTTCACAGAAGAGCTCAGATACTCTCAAAACTGTTCTCTTGAACTCAAAAGAAATTAAGTATGATAAGAtcttaaattctttaaatcaattaaaGACTTCTCTGAATTTATAACTACTTTCGTcttgaaaattaaaatcaaggGTTCCTTCGTCTTAATTTAACAATAGCTTTAACTCTAAAAACAATCTTGAAATCACTTTCGTCTTGATATCAAGAACATTTCAACTCGATTAATGAGAAAAACGCTTAATCTAGACTTTTTTCAATCTCAatttttctgggtgtactTTTGGTTGTTatggtataattttctctCTACTACTTTATTAACTCTATTATATTAGCACTCCTTATTTGACCTGCCCACATCAAAATGATGTCGAGAAGTATTTCTATCTGTGCATAGAAAAGTCCCACCGAATGcaatcaaaatatttacaaatgcAGTGGAGTGTGAGTTCGGCAAGGAACTCGAGTTTTAAAGGTGTGAAAGGACAATGCGGAGCTATGAGAGCTGTCAGGAAAATGCAAATGCCGACTTACCTGGATCTCAAGAAGGGGTTTCCAACAATGGAGGGCACgacaaaatattttcaactATTTCGAGTGTCTTTTCCAGCACAGAAGAGGCCGAGGCAGAGGAGATCCAGgatttatgtatgtaaatgCCCGTCCAGCACTCAACCCAGAGGGCTGAAAGTCGAAATTAAGTTGTAATCTTTGTAATTTTTGTCACTCCAAGGGGTTGACAGCGGACAGCTGCCTCACTCCCTTCACTTCCCCTACATTTTTCACTTTCCAGGGAGACTGCATAAAGCGACACATTTGTTTTGTAAATATTGCGTTTGTAATTAATGCGCGAATATCAAGAGACACATTTCTCAGTTCCGTTCCGTTCCGTTTTTTGTCTTTGGGTAAATTTGCATATGGGCCACGATTGGCGTCATTTTTCAATTGCGAGTCATTTTTCATTATGGCCAAAGGGTTTGACTATTCAAATTACATTCAACATAGATTAATGGGCTCGGAATTTTCTCTTTGGGAAAATTCACCAGGTCCGAGATAAAATTTTGGTAATTTATGAGGAGGAGAAAGGGAATCGATGAGTTCGAAATTTCATATTTGGGTATTTTAAGAAAAGATAAAACGTAGTCTAATCTTAACTCAATATAAGGTATTAATTTacttaatattatattaatattataatatagcTATAGCTGCAATAAAAAAGCATAGGTTATAGGTAATTTCTCATTTGCCTTTTAACTTtagattaaataaattaataaatttacttaatatatttattaattcattaCTGAGTTATATGATAAATTTcatatatagaaaatatacatagaAGGCTTACAAGTATTTTGTTATGCAGTGAAACCTATCTTATTcattaacaaatattttaaaatctctTTAAGGATCAGAAGATATTTGGACAATCTAAGATGTGAAAAACTCCTTATCAACATATAGTATTATTAATATGCCAATATGTACCTACTTATATGCAAGAAAATGTTCTCACTCCCTCCACAGAGATTCCCCTCCTTTTGATCAAGCCATCAAGCAGACTTTCCTATACTTTCCCACTTCGCGAAAACCCATTGAGTGATAAATCAACTGAGAACTTATCACCATTCAATTTGGCACATGCAAAATCATTTTGCAGAAAtttgtaaacattttattacaaCACCCAGTTGCAACCCTTTTTTCGGCAGCTACTTAAGATGCGACGATTGCATTCAACCGAAAGAATACATTAAGGGATTTTGCAAAACGGACAGACAGCAGATGATATGTAATAGTGGAATAAAGCGATTCTAACCCCTTGGTGCCACCACCGAAAATGCAGCGAGGATCGGATGAACTTTGCATATATAGCTCATAGGAAGGATAGGATAAATGCAGTCTCGGCTCGGTTTATTGCCCATGCATAATCCCGTTTAATGTGCTTACTGCGGACAGCATTTGAATAATGCCCAGTTAACGCTATAATGTGCTTAGTCCCCATCTCGAGGTGTGTTAAACACTTCCTGTCTTGGAATCGGGATCCCGACTTTAATGTCTTTCTGATGTGCCTCCCCATACTTTTTTCACCGCttgcaacatttttattgagCTCGGCGCGCAACGAATCCATCAATTTTATTGCCAGCCaggaatatatttttatttgcgaTCAGCCCCCCCGAACAAAGGCGACACTTCCTGAAACAAAAGAAGCCAGCAAAgtatggaaaaaaaaaatgaatacgGCCAAGAATCGTTACAACTGTCGTAAAGTTTCGATGCAGGCAGCGACTTTAAGCTGCTTACGGGAGCGGGgcaaaaaatattcttataaaatgtattatgtGATGGTCGTGCAAAGCAGTTTTGCGGTTTATCCTTTCAGCAATAAAAGTATCCGATTACGGAATGCACTGGGAACTGGTAACTGGGAACTGGGAACCAAAGCGACGAGCCTCCTTCTCCGACGTCCTGTCAGCGCATAGATCAAATGCCAAAGGACCCAGCTGTGCTCGCCCCTGTTCCTGCGCcttttaattaaagttttaagcCCTAAATGCTGCTGCCTGGGTAAAACACGGCGACAAGGGCAAGTTAAATGCCAGTCAAAGCGTTGACATGATATCCCCGCAGTAAGCCGACACTGTGGCTTCGAGTCTGCGAGTCTGGCCCTCTGGGATGGATGTGAAACCGAGCTTAGACAACAGCTGGGCCACTGAAGGATGAGCTTGTCTGCGGATGAACTGAGGAAAGGTGTCCTGGCCTGGAACCAAAAGGCATCTAGGCATATCGATAGCACAGCTAAATGAAGATCCTCGGTAAAAATATTACGAATAAATTTACTTTgggaataaaaaaattatattaattttgtatatatttatattaaatatacaatactcttaatattaaaaaaaggatTACACATCTGTATTCCTAGCTAAAATTATACCC contains:
- the LOC119551855 gene encoding serine protease grass-like, which translates into the protein MKIVLAGILVAACLFLEASEGSASLLEENCGTTKRPLRVRRVVGGVAAERFANPWMVMVFSEKRFLCGGSLITSRFVLTAANCLSELPISKVRLGGFDMDISENTYEVNIDRNISHPQFALSTPKYDIALLRMAQEVSFSDYIRPICLLVNQKVPNTNPNFKLTGWGKTKDHRTNMVLGKINSGEMSRILQTTNLQIADLSFCNRKGYNLADQSHICAGSSTSDACHGDGGSPLSAELNYEGAIREFQFGIVSYGSTSCNDYGVYTNVTHYMDWIKDTIHANSV
- the LOC119551856 gene encoding serine protease grass-like → MKIVLAGIVVAACLFLEASEGSASLLEENCGTTKRPLRVRRVVGGVDAKRLANPWMVMVFSEKRFRCSGSLITSRFVLTAANCLSELPISKVRLGGFDMDISENTYEVNIDRNISHPQFALPTPKYDIALLRMAQEVSFSDYIRPICLLVNQKGQNTNPNFKLTGWGKTNSGEMSRILQTTDLQIADLSYCNQKFNTLVDQSQICAGSSTSDACYGDGGSPLSAKLNYEGGIREFQFGIVSYGTSSCHNYGVYTNVTHYMDWIKDTIHANSV